The Triticum aestivum cultivar Chinese Spring chromosome 4B, IWGSC CS RefSeq v2.1, whole genome shotgun sequence sequence agggaccttaaaggagggtccatagtcaagttcccatatctcctctatgtaaccataatatgtgaccttttgcccattctcggttgctgcatcaaagcggacaccactgttttggttggtgctctttttatcttgggcgatcgtgtaaaatgtattcccatttatctcgtacccttggaaagtcgttatagtcgaagatggtgtcttggccaacatgtacagctgatctacaacatcattgttattcattaaatgttttctcaaccaactgccgaaagtctccatgtgggccttcctaatccaggattcaggcttccccgggttgtccgagcgtaaaatattcttgtgtttctcaaagtacggagccaccaagctggaattggtcagtacagtgtggtgtgcttcagtcagagaatggccgtccatacatatcgttgatttccttccgatcgtgccttttccacttagtctcccctcgtgccgcgatcgaggaagaccaatcggcttaaggtcaggaacaaagtcaacacaaaactcaattacctcctcatttccatagcccttggcgatgcttccttctggcctagcacggttacgaacatatttctttaatactcccatgaacctctcgaaggggaacatattgtgtagaaatacaggaccgagaacgaaaatctcttcgactaggtgaaccaggaggtgcgtcataatattgaagaaggatggcgggaacaccaactcgaaactgacaagacattggatcacatcgttctgtaaccgtggtagaacttctggattgattaccttctgagagattgcattgaggaatgcacatagcttcacaatggctactcgaacattttccggcaggagccccctcaaagcaatcggaagcaattgcgtcataatcacgtggcagtcgtgagacttcaggttttggaactttttctccgccatgtttattattccctttatattggacgagaatccagacgggaccttcatactgctcaggcattcaaaaaagatgaccttctcttctttggtcagagcgtagctggcacgaccttgaaaccattccggatgccggtcatcagggtctttcaaacgttgctggtcctgccgtgcttcctttgtatcatttgtcttcccatacacgcccaagaagcttaggaggttcacgcaaatattcttcgtaacgtgcatcacgtcgattgcagagcggacatctaggactttccaatattctagctcccagaatatagatttcttcttccacatggctgcgtgcccgtcagctcccttcggaactgattgtccgccaggaccctttccaaagatgactttcaaatccttgaccatatcaaatacctcagcaccagtgcgttccgcaggcttcggccggtgatctgccttgccgttgtaatgcttgcctttctttcttactggatgaattttcggaagaaatcgacgatgcccaaggtacacgttcttcttacaatttggcaaatgtacactttcagtctcatgtaagcagtgcatgcatgcattgtatcccttatttgacagtcccgaaaggttactaagagcaggccaatcgttgatggttacgaaaagcaacgctcgtaggtcaaattcctcttgtttgtgctcatcccacacacggacaccaccccacagctgtaaaagttcatcaactaatggccttaggtacacatcgatgtcgttgccgggttgcttcggaccttcgatgagcactggcatcataatgaacttccgcttcatgcacaaccaaggaggaaggttgtagatgcatagagtcacgggccaggtgctatggctggagctctgctcgccaaaaggattcatgccatccgtacttagagcaaatcttatgttccttgcgtcagctgcaaaatctttgaaccatctgtcgatctttctccattgcgttccatctgcggtgtgtctcaactccccgtccgacttacggtcctctttgtgccatcgcaacaacttggcatgctctttgttcctgaacagacgtttcaaccgtggtattataggagcataccacatcaccttggcgggaaccctcttcctgggtttctggccctcaacatcgtcaccagggtcatcgcctctgatcttataacgcaatgcagtgcataccgggcattcattcaaattctcgtattcaccgcggtagaggatgcagtcgttgatgcatgcatgtatcttcagaacctctaaacctagagggcagacaaccttctttgcttcgtacgtactggcgggcaactcgttatcctttggaaacatattcttcaacattttcagcaagttttcaaatgccgagtcagctacacctgcctctgccttccatttcagcaaatccagtgtgcagcccagctttttcagaccatcatcgcatccggggtacagcgcctttctgtgatcctctaacatgcgatccaaattctccctctccttttcagtttcgcagcgtctccgtgcatcagcaatggtccgaccaagatcatcaacgggatcatcacgtgcctcttcttcaccttccccttcaccttcagcatcctccatgaaagtatcaccgaaatgagcaagatagctttcatcgatgaaatcatccccttcttcatcttcttccattataacccctctttctccatgcttggtccaacaattatagcttggcatgaaaccgtgccgaagcagatgcatgtgaacatctcttgaggaagagtaacccttctgattcttacagataacacatggacagataacaaaacccccctgcttgttcgcattagccactacgaggaaatctttcaaacccgtagtgaactcgccggagagtcggttaccgtacatccattgccgattcatctgcattattataatataaaatatataattaaccatcatgcatttgttaaactaactagctacaaataatataaattaaacaatgaactgcacacatgcatattttatcaatgacacacatgcatgaaaggttcaagttgctaaccgcgatcgaggaggaaaaaataaatgaggaacctcaagtgtggctccaacacttcatatcatgtttgtttcaccctcttagggcatttcatcaaacaccttgtgtgcataagaggaaccaaaagcaaacctacacccccttgtgaagcttgtgaagagaagtggcaccaaatggctaagtgagcgtgctgaactggtatatataggggaggagctttagtcgcggttggcctggccaaccgcgactaaaggcctttgcgcacctttagtcgcggttggcctggccaaccgcgactaaagcccgcgagctttagtcgcggttggccaggccaaccgcgactaaaggcctttgggcacctttagtcgcggttggcctggccaaccgcgactaaagcccgcgagcgccctgggcccaggcatttggtcgcggttcatctgccgaaccgcgactgaagacttcattagtcgcggttcctacagtttcgcgactaatgaggctggacggaagcctctttttctactagtgaccattGTAAAACAGCTTAACAAGTAAATCATTGCCCTCTTAATTACCACACTCTACTACACATGGGGAAGTTTAAATTTGCATGCAATCTATAATACTAAGAAGAGGTCTGTTTCAGATGGTATTCTCAGCACGGTTGAAACTTTGGCATCTACGGCGATATGTGGGATAATACATGCGATTCTTGGCGGGAAGCCAATGATGATCGTTGGAGTGGCAGAACCTACTATTATCATGTACACTTATCTCTACAACTTTGCCAAGAAGCAGCCGGGTCTGGGAGAACGGCTATATTTAGCTTGGGCTGGATGGTACGTAGTATAGGTACTAAAATAGTTTTCACCCTCATGATGTGGATAGCTTTGATATTGTAAACGTAATTGCATGCTCTCTCTTGACATCCAGGGTCTGCATTTGGACTGCTATCATGCTGTTTCTGTTGGCAATGTTCAATGCTTCCAATGTGATAAGCAGATTCACGAGGGTTGCAGGAGAACTTTTCGGGATGTTGATCACCGTTCTCTTCCTGCAAGAAGCTATCAAGGTATGCTATCATGTCTAGCAAATTAACCATAGTTATTTTCACCGTGGCGACGATATTTAATAGGGGCACCATCCATGTATTGCAGGGAATCGTGAGTGAGTTTAGTATGCCGAAAGATGCCAAGATCTCTGACCGCAGTTCGCCCATATACCAGTTCCAGTGGATATATGTCAATGGCCTACTTGGTGTTATCTTCTCAATTGGCCTGCTATACAGTGCACTCAAGACTAGGCGGGCAAGGTCATGGTTGTATGGCATAGGTTGGTCACACCTTCACTCCATTTATATCTTGTTGTGTATACCAGTGAAGTGCAAACCGAGCTCTCTGCCATGTTCACTGATCACTTTGCCTTTGAGTTGCCATTTGCAGGATGGATCAGAAGCTTCATTGCGGATTATGGCGTCCCTCTTATGGTGATCGCGTGGACGGCATTTTCGTACGCACTACCGAGCGGTGTCCCTTCAGGAGTGCCTAGGAGGCTCTTCAGCCCACTACCCTGGGAGTCAAGTTCACTGGGGCATTGGACCGTGGCAAAGGTATCAAGTCAAATTACTTGTGGTTCTACATGTGTAAATATTATTCGTGGCCTTCGCAGTTCAAACTTAGTAAAGCTTATAAAAATTGTGTGTCATGGTACTCATGAATGTTTTTTATTTGGCGTTTACTTTCAGGATTTGCTTTCGGTCCCTCCAGTATATATATTTGCAGCCATCGTGCCTGCTTTGATGGTTGCAGGACTGTACTTCTTCGATCATAGTGTGGCTTCACAGTTGGCTCAGCAACAGGAGTTCAATTTGAAGAAACCTTCTGCCTACCATTATGACATTTTGGTACTTGGATTCATGGTATATGGTGTCTAATTCATTCTACTTGCACACTCTTCTTTTGTATTATGTCTTGTCACGATTTTCTTAAGAACCTATAACAACCAACTACATATGCTATTGAAAAGTATGACAATACATTTTTATTCCTCACGTGCATCttaatgatgcagaggccgggggtttcaACCTCCTTTTTGGAAGAAAAAAACAAATATAAGAATGAGGAATATTATGGAGGGGCAATACGAGGCCAGCATACACACCGCCCCTCCCCGTCTATCCCGATACCTGACTACATTTTAACTCCAAATTCCGATGTACCATGTCATGTATCCTTTTCTCATAGTATATATGTGAATGGTGCAGGTCCTAATATGCGGTTTGATTGGCATTCCTCCAGCAAATGGAGTACTTCCTCAGTCCCCCATGCATACAAGGAGCCTTGCTGTCCTCAAGGGGCAGGTGAGTGAGATTCAGACTGATTTGAACCATTTGCTACAGTAGCCAGTTTTGCTCATCTCTCTTCTCTTTTTTCTGTCAATTTAGTTAATGCGCAAAAAGATGCTTCGAACTGCCAAAGAGGGCATGTCGAACCGTGCAAGCAGTTTGGAAATCTATGGCAAGATGCATGAAGTGT is a genomic window containing:
- the LOC123089431 gene encoding boron transporter 4 translates to MDLLRSPFKGVVADVQGRAPWYKDDWLAGLRAGFGILAPTMYIFFASALPVIAFGEQLSNETNGILSTVETLASTAICGIIHAILGGKPMMIVGVAEPTIIMYTYLYNFAKKQPGLGERLYLAWAGWVCIWTAIMLFLLAMFNASNVISRFTRVAGELFGMLITVLFLQEAIKGIVSEFSMPKDAKISDRSSPIYQFQWIYVNGLLGVIFSIGLLYSALKTRRARSWLYGIGWIRSFIADYGVPLMVIAWTAFSYALPSGVPSGVPRRLFSPLPWESSSLGHWTVAKDLLSVPPVYIFAAIVPALMVAGLYFFDHSVASQLAQQQEFNLKKPSAYHYDILVLGFMVLICGLIGIPPANGVLPQSPMHTRSLAVLKGQLMRKKMLRTAKEGMSNRASSLEIYGKMHEVFIEMDNKQDADSVDKDLKSLKDAVLREGDEDGKLAGEFDPRKHIEAHLPVRVNEQRLSNLLQSLLVGGCVGAMPVIKMIPTSVLWGYFAYMAIDSLPGNQFWERIQFLCIGASRRYKVLEGPHASFVESVSPRTIYVFTIFQIVYFLICFGTTWIPIAGILFPLPFFLMILIRQYLLPKFFEPNDLRELDAAEYEELEGVQHEHTLLEDGSISGSCDGRIGAEILDELTTHRGELKHRIVSHREERHLQVHSNAVQPSV